Proteins encoded in a region of the Flammeovirga yaeyamensis genome:
- a CDS encoding TetR/AcrR family transcriptional regulator, whose translation MKNNREHVLKVATKLISQRGFDGASTREIAQTAKVSQGMINYYFGSKEALLKEIINDYQEQINNTIKSIVHSNLEGLEFLSLASRKFFDLGMRNRDLARVLMVEEMMEMRQEVITQSDEVGSSITNIFVDKIEEGKKNGTFNKNADSELIVSFLINTLNDYIIREERVYFNTLKDPYSEAAQQRLLDFSDHYLKTMLSN comes from the coding sequence ATGAAAAATAACAGAGAACACGTTTTAAAAGTCGCTACCAAATTAATATCACAAAGAGGTTTTGATGGTGCATCTACTAGAGAAATTGCACAGACAGCCAAGGTAAGTCAAGGAATGATTAATTATTACTTTGGTTCTAAAGAGGCTTTATTGAAGGAAATTATCAACGATTATCAAGAACAAATCAATAATACAATTAAGAGCATTGTGCATTCCAATTTAGAGGGATTAGAATTTTTATCTCTTGCTAGTCGTAAATTTTTTGATCTTGGAATGAGAAATAGAGATTTAGCACGTGTTTTAATGGTAGAAGAAATGATGGAGATGAGACAAGAGGTCATCACTCAATCTGATGAGGTCGGATCATCAATTACCAATATTTTTGTCGATAAAATAGAGGAAGGAAAGAAAAATGGCACATTTAATAAAAATGCTGATTCAGAATTAATTGTTTCCTTTTTGATCAATACTTTAAACGATTACATCATCAGAGAGGAAAGGGTATATTTTAACACCCTAAAAGATCCTTATAGCGAAGCTGCACAACAACGCTTGTTGGACTTTTCTGATCATTATTTAAAAACGATGTTATCGAATTAA
- a CDS encoding TMEM175 family protein has protein sequence MNSKKNNVIISKSWLGRICRLADIIFATSMTMLLLAIDLPRVEDIHSNKELIKGFSDQLPILGIFLSTFVLLAVYWLKHTATTRLMKGADATYMWTDLFMLAFVALLPFSNSLATAFPEYYIAQAAYCINVFLIGSTAFFAWRHASKNDHLLKEHIDKDIADKISSDSWMEPCIALFSLCLGYFFVEYTQLPFILVPILYGLSIKWMEKRKKAR, from the coding sequence ATGAATAGTAAAAAGAACAATGTGATTATATCAAAAAGTTGGTTAGGGAGAATATGCCGATTAGCCGATATTATATTTGCCACTTCGATGACGATGCTTTTATTAGCTATCGACTTACCTAGAGTGGAAGATATTCATTCAAATAAAGAGTTAATCAAAGGCTTTTCTGATCAATTGCCAATACTTGGTATTTTTCTATCCACATTCGTTCTTTTAGCTGTTTATTGGTTAAAGCATACTGCCACAACGCGATTAATGAAAGGTGCGGATGCTACTTATATGTGGACCGACCTTTTTATGCTTGCTTTTGTGGCTTTATTACCTTTTTCCAATAGTTTAGCAACCGCTTTTCCTGAGTATTATATTGCTCAAGCGGCCTATTGTATCAATGTATTTCTTATTGGTTCTACAGCATTCTTTGCTTGGCGACATGCAAGTAAAAACGACCACTTATTAAAAGAACATATTGATAAAGACATTGCAGATAAAATTAGTAGCGATAGTTGGATGGAACCCTGTATCGCTTTATTCTCATTGTGCTTAGGTTATTTCTTTGTCGAATACACACAACTTCCCTTTATTTTAGTACCAATCTTATATGGTTTAAGCATAAAGTGGATGGAAAAAAGGAAGAAAGCACGCTAA